One Sporosarcina sp. FSL W8-0480 genomic window, TAACAAATCACCGTGCATCAATGTGACATCCGCAGCCTCCATCGCAACAGCAGTTCCTGTTCCCATCGCCATTCCGATGTCGGCAACTGCCAAAGCAGGAGCATCGTTTATACCATCCCCGACCATTGCTACGCGCTTTCCATCCGCTTGAAGAGAGGCGACCACTTCAGCCTTTCGTTCCGGTAGGACACCCGCAATAACGTGATCAATTCCGGCATCCACGGCAATCGCCTTCGCAGTTCGTTCCTGGTCGCCAGTAAGCATGATGACATGAAGGCCCATTTCCTGTAGTTCAAGGATTGCTTGTTTGGATGTCTCTTTCAACGTATCCGCTACTGCAATTGTCGCGACGTGTTCACTATCTATAGCCATGTACATGACTGTCTTACCTTCATTTTCAAGCTTTTCAACTACAGCAATATCCACATTTAGTTCTATACCTTGATCAGCGAGCAATTTTCGAGTACCCATTAAAACAATCGAACCTTCAATAACACTTCGAATGCCGTGTCCCGGAATTGCCTCAAATTGCTCATCAGCAGGTAGTTTCTTAACTTCATTCAAGCCAAATGATGTAATTGCCTTCGCGACTGGATGCTCGGAATCACTTTCAGCCGCAGCCGCATAGGCTATCAGGCGTTGACGATCAGCGTCTTCTGCAACAAGAAAATCTGTCACTTCTGGAACGCCTTTAGTAATGGTTCCGGTCTTATCCAACACGACCGTGTCAATCGCTTTCGTCTGCTCCATCGCTTCAGCAGTTTTGAATAAAACCCCTTGCTCTGCCGCGCGACCTGAACCAGCCATAATCGAAGTTGGAGTCGCAAGTCCAAGAGCACAAGGACAGGCGATAACAAGAACTGCAATCATCGCAGTCAGAGCTTCCGCAAAATTGCCTGGTGAAGCGATGAAATACCATAAAAGGAATGTAACGATGGCTATACCTACAACGATGGGCACAAAAATACCGGAAATCTGATCAGCGAGTCGCTGGATGGGGGCTTTCGAACCTTGAGCCTCTTCCACGACACGGATGATGTTCGAAAGTGCAGTGTCCTTACCGATTTTATTCGCACGGACACGTAAAGATCCATTTGAATTTACGGTAGCTGCGTATACAGTGTCGCCAGCCTTTTTATCAACCGGTAAACTTTCGCCCGTCAACATTGATTCATCCACTGCAGATTCCCCAGCAATCACTTCCGCATCGACAGGAATGGATGCACCAGGGCGAATGACAAGCACATCACCAATTTGCACGTCACCAATTGGGATTTCTGCAATCTCGCCATCCTTTTCAACAATCGCCATTGTAGGCTGCAAGCCCATCAATTTCTTAATGGCGTCGGAAGAACGTCCTTTTGCACGTGCCTCGAATACTTTCCCAAGTAAAATAAGAGTTATCAATACAGCACTTGTTTCAAAATAAAGTCCGTGGTCTGAACCTATTAATACTAAATAAACCGAATAGAAATAAGCGGCGGATGTACCGAGTGCAACAAGGACATCCATGTTTGCGCTTTTATTGCGAAGGGCAAAGAAGGCACCTTTGTAAAACATCCATCCAATAACAAATTGAACAGGCGTTGCAAGTAGCCATTGCACATATGGGTTCATTAGCCAATTAGGAACAGGCATCCACGAGGTGAATGAAAAATGGGAGAACATCGTCCAAAGAAGTGGGAAGGAGAGAGCCGCGGAAATGTAAAACAGCCTTGTTTTATGTCGGATCTCTTTTTGACGATGATCTTCAG contains:
- a CDS encoding heavy metal translocating P-type ATPase, with amino-acid sequence MSEVKRDISITGMTCAACANRVEKGLQRMEGIGSVTVNFATEKAAVSFDNEKVDIQTIQEKIRSLGYDTVKEEADLQISGMTCAACSARIEKGLSRMDGVQLATVNLALETGKVEYDPSVINPSDLIAKIKNLGYDAVLKNDIPEGTEDHRQKEIRHKTRLFYISAALSFPLLWTMFSHFSFTSWMPVPNWLMNPYVQWLLATPVQFVIGWMFYKGAFFALRNKSANMDVLVALGTSAAYFYSVYLVLIGSDHGLYFETSAVLITLILLGKVFEARAKGRSSDAIKKLMGLQPTMAIVEKDGEIAEIPIGDVQIGDVLVIRPGASIPVDAEVIAGESAVDESMLTGESLPVDKKAGDTVYAATVNSNGSLRVRANKIGKDTALSNIIRVVEEAQGSKAPIQRLADQISGIFVPIVVGIAIVTFLLWYFIASPGNFAEALTAMIAVLVIACPCALGLATPTSIMAGSGRAAEQGVLFKTAEAMEQTKAIDTVVLDKTGTITKGVPEVTDFLVAEDADRQRLIAYAAAAESDSEHPVAKAITSFGLNEVKKLPADEQFEAIPGHGIRSVIEGSIVLMGTRKLLADQGIELNVDIAVVEKLENEGKTVMYMAIDSEHVATIAVADTLKETSKQAILELQEMGLHVIMLTGDQERTAKAIAVDAGIDHVIAGVLPERKAEVVASLQADGKRVAMVGDGINDAPALAVADIGMAMGTGTAVAMEAADVTLMHGDLLRVADTIRMSRLTVRNIKQNLFWALAYNSVGIPIAAVGFLAPWVAGAAMAFSSVSVVLNALRLQRVKLR